From the Paenibacillus sp. R14(2021) genome, the window AAGAAGACGATTGTTTTTGTCACGCACGATATTGAGGAAGCTTTGAAGATTGCCGATCAAATCGTGCTGCTGAAGAATGGCAAGCTGGTTCGATCCTGCACGCCGGATCAACTGGTCACGGAGCCTGCGGATGCTTTTGTCCGCGAGTTCGTCGGCGAGGAACGGTTCCGTGCCGCTGACTTGAAGAATGTCAGCCGGACGGCTGGGGACCTGATGCTCGCGGAGCAAGAGGACCATGCGGTACGGATGGAGCAAGCGCTGGCGGCAGGCGCTCCATCGATTGAGATGTCGATGCCGGGGACGGCGGTGTTCCGGCTGCTGATGGAGCATCCGGTTCTGCTGGTGCTAGGACCTGATCGGAGCTTCGTGGGCTTGATTACGAGAGACGATGTGTATCCGCTGCTCGCCGATCGTTTGCTGCAAGGTAGTGTGCTCGGATGAATCGTCTTTGGCATACGTTCGTTACGGAATGGCCCTTCATTCTGAGCAAAGTGCAGGAGCATATCTACCTCTCCATCGTTGCTGTCGCGGCCGCGTGTGTGATCGCCATCCCGCTCGGTATCTACTTAACACGAAACAGTCGACTGGCCCAGCCGATCTTGAACGTGGTATCCGTCATTCAGACCATTCCGAGTCTGGCGATGTTCGGCTTCATGATTCCATTGTTCGGCATCGGCACATTGCCCGCGATCGTTGCGCTTACCTTATATGCTCTCTTTCCGATTCTTCAGAATACGTATGTCGGGATCAACGAGGTGGACCCCGCGATCATCGAGGCTGGACGCGGGATGGGGATGACGCGGTGGCAGCTCTTGCGAATGGTGCAATTGCCGGTGGCAAGCAGCTTCATCTTAGCGGGCGTTCGGATGGTTGCGGTGCAAACGATCAGCAGTGCTACCATTGCTACGTACATAGCGGCAGGCGGGTTGGGAGATATTATCACGCATGGCATTGCGGCAATTGATACCGTAACGATTCTGGAAGGCGCAATACCCGTGTGTCTTCTTGTTATCGTGGTCAACCTGCTGCTGTTCGGACTGGGGAAGTTATGGATACCGGCAGGTCTTCGCAAACGATAATACGTCTCGCAAGCGAGCTAAGAAAGGAATTCGCGTCATGGTTGATTTCAATGATTTCAAGATCGAGCAGAAGGAAGCGGGCACCGAGCGCCCTATGTTCAGGCTTCGCATATTAACGGCAACAACGGTGATGCTAGCGCTGGCCCTTACAGCCTGCGGCAAGAGCAAAGAGGATACGCTTGTCGTGAGCAGCAAAGGCTTTGCGGAGCAGGATATTTTGGCTAGTGCCATGAAGCAGTTGGTCGAGCAGGATACGAACATCAAGGTCACGGTAAGAAACAATTTGAAAGACAATGTACTGTTCGAAGCGTTCACGAAAGGGGACGTGGATGCGTTCGTCGATTATACGGGCACGGTGCTGATTCAATATTTGAAGCAAGCGCCCATCTATGACGCCAAGAAGGTCTACGAAGAAGCATCCAAGCAGCTGGAGGCGAAATATCACTGGACGCTGCTCAGCCCCATTGGCTTCAACGATTCGTACGCCATGGCGATCCGCCAGGAAGATGGCGAGAAGTACGGCATCAATACGACATCGCAGCTGGCGGAGCAGTCGGATAAATTCGTCTTCGGCAGTCCGCAGGAATTTGTTGATCGTCCGGATGGCCTGCCCGCGGTTCAGAAAACGTACAACATGCACTTCAAAGAGATCAAAACCTTCGGCTTCCAGCTGGATTATATCGCACTGACCAAGAAGCAGGTGGATTCGATTGTCGTGTACACGACGGACGGAAGAATCCCCGTCAATAAAATCAAGGTGCTCGAGGATGACAAGCATCTGTTCGTTCCTTATGATGCGGTCCCGATGGTGAAAGACGAAGCGTTGAAGAAGCATCCTGAGCTGAAGGACGTCTTGAACAAACTCGCCGGCAAAATCAACGAGAAGCAAATGCAGGTGCTGAACAGTAAAGTGGTGAATGAGCATCAGAATGCGGATGAGGTTGCCAAAGCGTGGCTGACGGAGCAGGGGCTGTTGAAATAATCCAGTCTCCATCTCGGCCAGAGTTTGGTCGTTGACAGGGAATAAATCGCCTGATACGATAGTGGCAACAACAACTGAATAGCCACATAATCCCAATAAATGGATTACACCATGAACCAGCGGAAGCTTATCTTCCGCTGGTTTTTTATGCGGGAAGGGAGAACTGCATACATGTTGAGCGAAGATCGACTTCACAGCGTAGGCAGCGAGATGGAACAGCAGTTTTTCGTAGGGCGGGATGAAGAACTCCGGTTATTTCGGGGACTCTTGGACTTGGATAACGCACGCAAAGGTATCCTTAATGTCTACGGAACCGGCGGTGTCGGCAAAAGTTACTTGCTCGATGAGTTCAGGCGGCTTTCCGTAAATGCGAATCGAAAGTTCATTTTACTGGATTGCCGCGTTTTCCCCGGTATTCCTCTTGATTTTTGCAGGCATCTGCTGCGCGTGCTTCAATACCCACTGCAAAGATTGGAGAAAACAATGGATAGTAGTGAGCAAACGGAGATCTGTCTCGACGTGATTCGAGAGAAGGCGTTGAGAGAAAAAATCGTTCTTGCACTGGATACGTTCGAAGCGATCGGAGAAATGGAATATTGGCTGCGCGAGGTATTTCTGCCTCAGCTGCCTATTGATGTCCTTGTCGTTATATCCGGCAGATTCCCGCTGCAGGGATCTTGGCTTGCTTCACCGTTATGGCGGCATAAGGTTCACCGGATGTTACTTGCTGAACTGGATTTAAATGCGGTCAAACGATATTTGGAGCACGCTGGGGTTATGCAAGATCAGCAAATCCATCATATTTGGACGAAAACAAAAGGCCATCCCTTAACGTTATCGCTGATCGTTTCGACTACGCTGGTCGGAACGATGCAAAAATTTCTAGATGAGAACGAAGTTTTTTCGTACGTCGTCGACACGTGGCTCAAGGAGGTTCCCGATCCCGAAATGAGGGAATTGGTGGAGACTGCGTCCGTCTTGCGTCAATTTAATCAGGAATTGCTCAGCCGCGTGTTGGACAAAGAAGTAACAACTACGCAGTTTCTTAAGTTGACGGGATATTCTTTCGTTCAACGGGTAGAACGCGGTTGGCTGCTTCATGATTTGCTTCGCGACGCCATCGGATTGGAGCTGCGCCTTCGCAGGCCAGAATTCCATAATCGGCTGTGGAAACGCTGCGTTTTATACTACTGCAATAAAATGAAACTTTCAGCGAAAAGAAAATCCGCAGCCTGGGAAAACGGTGAATTTCTATATTACATTGGCAATCAGTTCGTTCAGTTTTTGCTGTATCGCCAATCGATCTGTTTCAGTGTGGAACCGCTTCATCCATCCAACTGGTCGGAAGCCGAGCGGTACATCGAACAACGCAGACTTACTGCGAAGGATTCGCCCTTTGTCTTTACAAACCGAGAGACGAACGAGAGCGTCGAGTTCCTCCTAACAGCTAATGAAAGTCTCAATATATTGAATCAAATTCGATTGAAAGAGCTGTACGACCTGGATCCGACGTGCGTGAAGTTAATTCGAAACGCCGAAGGAAAAGTATACGGCATGATGGAGATTATTCCGATCAATGAAGCCACAATGGACTATTTAATAGCGAGGCCCCTCTCTTCCTCCTATTTTCGCCATCTGTCCGAATCCGCAAGAAAAGAGCTGATGGTACCAGGCCATACGAAAGCCGGTTATTTTGCGAAAATACTCGACGTTTACGACTTCGCCGACCCCTCCATGATGCAAGCTTCTTTGTTTACCTTAATTACCTATATCTTGACCGCGGGATACGTGGTGGCGGCCCCGACCGAAAATCCGATTTCTAACGCGATTTGCACGAGCTTGGGGCTGGAGAAAGCCAAGGACGTCGTCCATTACGATTACGACGGGGTGACGCCGACCTCCTATTACGTGATGGATACGAGAGGCAAAAACATCCATCGCTATTTGAATAAAATGATCGCTTCTTTCGGTCTGTCCGAAGACGGGGATGAAGAGGACGAACGGTTGCAGGATTTGACCAGCCGGGAAAAAGAAGTCGTTGTGCAAATCATGAAAGGCAAAACGAACATCGAGATTGCGGGGGAGCTTTATCTCAGCGAGGCTACCGTTAAGAAGCATATCGGGAATATTTTCAGAAAGCTTGATGTCAATAACCGAGTACAGCTGATCAATAAATGCACCGAACGAAATACAACTTTCGGATAATATCCGGTGATATATTCCTGTGGTACCCTATAGGCATTGAAGCACTTAAATGAATCGATGGATGGGTGAGCTGCCATGTCCGAAGATCGCTTTCAGTTGAGCGTATTACGTAAGGAAGATTTTCTGAATCTGACCTTTGAGTTGATAAATGTACGGGCGGAAGGAGCGCCGCATCGCTTGACGAGAATCATTCCAGGCGAGGCTGCGCTTCTCATCGTACATTTCCCCCCGCAGCATGTGGCCGAACAAGCGTTTATTCAAAACAAAGCGGGAAGCTTATTTGCCGGCCCTCCCCCCGTGATGGCATTATTGGCCGGTCCGAGCCGACTGGTATTCAAGCTCCACGATGATCGGAATGAATGGCCGCTCACCATGGATACGCTGATGGACTGGCAGGCTTATGAGCCTGTCTTATCGGCTAATGCATTACCGTTCGAAGCAACATCGGGCCCAGGCATCAAGAAACCGGTTCCCCTGGAAACCGCGCTTGAAGTCCCGACGGGGTTGTATTTGTCCCCGGATCGGTTTGGCACCTGGTACCATTCCATACAGCCAGTCGGATCCGAGGGGCGCTTCGAACTGTGGCATACCCGCTTGGGAGCAGCCCGGCCGAAGGAGCCCGGGGCAGATACGAAAGATACGAATGATACACCTGTCTATTCCCGGGTTATCGGCACGACAGATGTGCAGTTCCCGTTCAAGACCTCCCTAAACGCAGGAGGCAATGATACGCTCACCGATATTGCCCGCTTATCCTCCGACTTTTCAATGCCGCGAATGCCTGGTACCAATGGTTTACCGAATTGGCTGCAACGGCCAATCGATAGGCTTATAATTCGAAATTGGCAGAAACGTCTTGCCGACAAAGGGCTCCCGCTCAAATACGTGCCGAGTCCCGTGCGTGTCAGACGTCTTATGCTTTCATCAGCAGGTGCATGGGCGAACCTCGAGAGCGCTTGGGATTATCCTACAATAATAAAGGGCGTCAACGATGGCTTGGGTTACGATCCGCTGTCCCTTGAGCAATGGCAGCATATCGCCGCGCAAGGAAGAGATCAATACGTGAAGACCGTTAGAAAAGGATACCTTTGCGATACGGGTCATCGCGTCTCTATAGTCACCATTACC encodes:
- a CDS encoding LuxR family transcriptional regulator; its protein translation is MLSEDRLHSVGSEMEQQFFVGRDEELRLFRGLLDLDNARKGILNVYGTGGVGKSYLLDEFRRLSVNANRKFILLDCRVFPGIPLDFCRHLLRVLQYPLQRLEKTMDSSEQTEICLDVIREKALREKIVLALDTFEAIGEMEYWLREVFLPQLPIDVLVVISGRFPLQGSWLASPLWRHKVHRMLLAELDLNAVKRYLEHAGVMQDQQIHHIWTKTKGHPLTLSLIVSTTLVGTMQKFLDENEVFSYVVDTWLKEVPDPEMRELVETASVLRQFNQELLSRVLDKEVTTTQFLKLTGYSFVQRVERGWLLHDLLRDAIGLELRLRRPEFHNRLWKRCVLYYCNKMKLSAKRKSAAWENGEFLYYIGNQFVQFLLYRQSICFSVEPLHPSNWSEAERYIEQRRLTAKDSPFVFTNRETNESVEFLLTANESLNILNQIRLKELYDLDPTCVKLIRNAEGKVYGMMEIIPINEATMDYLIARPLSSSYFRHLSESARKELMVPGHTKAGYFAKILDVYDFADPSMMQASLFTLITYILTAGYVVAAPTENPISNAICTSLGLEKAKDVVHYDYDGVTPTSYYVMDTRGKNIHRYLNKMIASFGLSEDGDEEDERLQDLTSREKEVVVQIMKGKTNIEIAGELYLSEATVKKHIGNIFRKLDVNNRVQLINKCTERNTTFG
- a CDS encoding ABC transporter permease, whose product is MNRLWHTFVTEWPFILSKVQEHIYLSIVAVAAACVIAIPLGIYLTRNSRLAQPILNVVSVIQTIPSLAMFGFMIPLFGIGTLPAIVALTLYALFPILQNTYVGINEVDPAIIEAGRGMGMTRWQLLRMVQLPVASSFILAGVRMVAVQTISSATIATYIAAGGLGDIITHGIAAIDTVTILEGAIPVCLLVIVVNLLLFGLGKLWIPAGLRKR
- a CDS encoding glycine betaine ABC transporter substrate-binding protein encodes the protein MVDFNDFKIEQKEAGTERPMFRLRILTATTVMLALALTACGKSKEDTLVVSSKGFAEQDILASAMKQLVEQDTNIKVTVRNNLKDNVLFEAFTKGDVDAFVDYTGTVLIQYLKQAPIYDAKKVYEEASKQLEAKYHWTLLSPIGFNDSYAMAIRQEDGEKYGINTTSQLAEQSDKFVFGSPQEFVDRPDGLPAVQKTYNMHFKEIKTFGFQLDYIALTKKQVDSIVVYTTDGRIPVNKIKVLEDDKHLFVPYDAVPMVKDEALKKHPELKDVLNKLAGKINEKQMQVLNSKVVNEHQNADEVAKAWLTEQGLLK